In Pseudorca crassidens isolate mPseCra1 chromosome 16, mPseCra1.hap1, whole genome shotgun sequence, one DNA window encodes the following:
- the LOC137208477 gene encoding LOW QUALITY PROTEIN: cytoplasmic polyadenylated homeobox-like protein 2 (The sequence of the model RefSeq protein was modified relative to this genomic sequence to represent the inferred CDS: deleted 1 base in 1 codon) gives MPNYHLERDIERLLLGKHEALLGRADYPSLETQGVPSQQDGSCDTLVPGIKKEPSYALEYQGDVGSKLGPAYPFASYKSALLLHPPTSSVQCFERDSPERGESQHIRPFILHHGSRCPCFSHNSLGGGCSQTNREPLCSQLQHVPRQIMVRSLPVPLGQVIRQGAASNPVPKCSSFGMKGLQRSTAGTKNVALGNDSKLLK, from the exons ATGCCCAACTACCACCTAGAGAGAGACATAGAACGTCTGCTGCTAGGAAAGCAT GAGGCTCTGCTGGGTAGAGCTGACTATCCTTCTCTGGAGACACAGGGAGTTCCCAGTCAACAGGATGGCTCATGTGACACTCTGGTCCCAGGTATTAAAAAGGAACCAAGCTATGCTTTGGAGTACCAAGGTGACGTGGGAAGTAAACTTGGTCCTGCCTATCCATTTGCCAGCTACAAATCGGCACTCCTTCTTCATCCTCCTACATCTTCTGTGCAGTGTTTTGAGAGGGACAGCCCTGAGAGAGGGGAAAGCCAGCATATAAGGCCCTTCATTCTGCACCAT GGCAGCAGGTGCCCGTGCTTCAGTCATAACAGCTTGGGGGGTGGGTGTTCCCAAACTAATAGAGAGCCTCTCTGTTCTCAGCTTCAGCATGTACCTCGGCAAATAATGGTCAGGTCTCTGCCAGTGCCTCTTGGGCAAGTTATACGGCAAGGAGCTGCA AGCAACCCAGTTCCCAAGTGCAGCAGCTTTGGAATGAAGGGTCTACAAAGGTCAACTGCTGGGACCAAGAATGTGGCTCTAGGAAATGATTCTAAGCTTCTGAAATAA